A segment of the Chitinivorax sp. PXF-14 genome:
CCCGTTCCAGTTGCTGCATGTCGTGGCGCGAACTGGTGCGGCGCATGTCGTCATGGGGGTAGACGGTGAGGCTGACCGGAATATCGTTGGAGTAGAAGCTGACGCTCATTTCCGCCCGATCGTTTGGGAGCGGCTGGTGACGGAAGTCGATGCGCCGGTTGAGCAGGTCGATCTCGACCTCCTTGGCCGAGTCGGTAAACAGCTGCAGATTGATGTCCGAATAGCGGCCCGCCGTGCCGCTCAGCACCGAGCCGACGAGGTAGGGCGAGAAATCCCGGAACTGGCTCATCACGCGCAGCGCCTCGCGGCGCAGTGACGCCAGCAGCTCCGCATGTCCTTCCTTGAAATAGATGTCGCGATAGGCCTTGAGTGCCTGTTCGATCTCACCGTTGGTCGGCAGATTCTGCGGGTCGTCGATACCGGCCTGCCGCGCCGCCTTCTTCTTGGCGAGGGCAAAATCCTCGATGCCATCGATGGCGATAAGACGAGCCGCGCTGTGGGCGATCATCTCGCGGATGGCCAAGTGCCGTCCACTCTTGTCTCGTGCCTTGGGCATGATGAACCTATCCTGGGGGCTGCGCCTACCTGTTGGGTTTCAAACAGGGGTGGCGCCGGGCCACCCTATCCCGCCGCCAGCCTGCATCGGCAGGCCGGGCGGAAACGCTGTCAGCGGTGTCAGAACAGCATGTCTTTCACCTCATCTTGCGCCTGGCTGGATGGTGTGCCGCTGTCCAGACCCAGATTAGGATTGGTTTGGGTGAACTCCTGGTAGAAGTAGTCGGAGAAGCCGCCGTTCTCGGTCTCGAAGGTGCGTGCAATCACGCCCTCGGGCACGACCGGCTCGTATTCGGGCACGCCTTTGAGCGCCTTGCCCATGTAGTTGATCCAGATCGGCAAGGCCGCGATACCGCCCGTTTCGCCGCTGCCTAATGACTTGGGTTGATCATAGCCCATCCAGACTATCGCAACCAGATTGCGCTGGTAGCCGGCGAACCATGCGTCGAACTGGTCGTTGGTGGTGCCTGTCTTGCCTGCGAGGTCCTTGCGGCCCAGAGTCATCGCCTTGGCCGCGGTGCCGCGCCGCACCACGTCGCCCATCATCGAGGTCATGATGAAGGCGTTGCGCGGGTCGATCACCTGTGGCGCATTGCTGCCCGCCTGTTCCGGCTGTGTCTTGGCCAGCACATTGCCCCGGCTGTCCTCGATTCGATCGATGAAATACGGGGTGACACGGTAGCCGCCGTTGGCAAATACCGAATAGGCGCCCGCCATCTGCAGGGGAGTCACCGAGCCCGCGCCCAACGCCATCGTCAGATAGGGGGGGTGGTTCTTCGGGTCAAAGCCGAACTTGGTGATGTAGCTCTGCGCATACTGCGGCGTGATCGACATCAGGATGCGGATCGATACCAGATTCTTCGACTTGGTCAGCGCGTTGCGCATGGTGATCGGGCCGGAGAAGGTGCCATCGTAGTTCTTCGGCTCCCAGCTCTGGCCGCCGATCGTCGCCGGGTCGATCACCAGCGGCGCATCGTTGATGATGGTCTGCGGGGTGAATCCCTTTTCGAGTGCGGACGAGTAGATGAAAGGCTTGAAACTCGAGCCTGGCTGGCGCCATGCCTGGGTTACGTGATTGAAATTGTTGCGGTTGAAGTCGAACCCGCCCACCAGCGCGCGGACGGCACCGCTATTGGGGTCCACCGCTACGAAGGCGGTCTCGATCTGCGGCAGCTGGACAATATTCCACTGCCCCTTGTCGTCGTGTTGCAAGCGAATGATCGCGCCGCGGCGGATACGGTTGGCCGGGTTGACCTTGTCCGACAGATTACGCTGGGCGAATTTGAGGCCGGCCCCGCTGACCGTCGCAATTTCCCCGCCTTTCAGGTAGGCCTTGATCTGTTTGCTGTCTGCTGCGAGCACCAGCGCTGGCTGCAGATCATCGGCATCGGTAACCTTCTGCAGCTCGTCTTCGAAGGCGTCGTCGCTGGCGTCGCTGGCCAGCTCGACGAAGGACTCCGGCCCGCGATAGCCGTGGCGACGGTCATACTCGGTCAGGCCGCGCCGCACCGATTCGTAGGCTGCCTGCTGGTGCGCGGCGCCAATCGTCGTGTAGACCTTGAAGCCCTGGGTGTAGGCCTCTTCCTTGTAACGTTCGAACATCAACTGTCGCACCATCTCGGCGACATAGAGCGCATTGCCGGAGAAAATCGCCGTGCCGCGCTGCACGTGAAGCTTTTCGTGCACGGCCTGCTGGTATTGCTCATCGTTGATGAAATTGAGTTCAAGCATGCGGTGCAGCACATATTCCTGACGCTGTTTCGCACGCTTGGGGTTGGCCACCGGATTGAAGGTGGACGGCGCTTTCGGCAGGCCGGCCAGCATTGCCATCTCGGCCGTACTCAAGCGATCGAGGTTTTTGCCGAAATAGGTTTGGGCCGCCGCAGCAAAGCCATAAGCACGCTGGCCAAGAAATATCTGGTTGACGTAGAGCTCCAGAATCTTGTCTTTGCTCAAATTATGTTCAATCTTGAAAGCTAGCAGCGCTTCGTTGAACTTACGGCTGTAGGTCTGCTCCCGCGTCAGGAAGAAGTTGCGGGCAACCTGCATGGTGATGGTGCCGGCACCGGAGCGGGTGTGGTTGGGAATCAGATTGGAGAGGGCAGCACGCGTCACGGCGATGAAATCGACGCCGCCATGTTCGTAGAATCGTTCGTCTTCCGCCGCGAGAATCGCCTGCTTCATGCGCTGCGGAACTTGCTCGATTTTTGCGAAGGCACGCCGCTCCTCGCCGAATTCCCCGATCTGTGCGCCGTCGGAGGTGTAGACTCGCAGCGGAATCTTGGGCTTGTAATCGGTGATGGTGTCGAGAGAGGGGAGTCTGGGGTAGGTCAGGATGACCAGCAAAGCTACCGCGCCAGCCGCCAGCAGCAGGATGCCGAAGAGCGCCGCGAGCGGATACACAATCCAACGGTTTGACATGAGGAAAAAGAATTCTACTAGATGTAGTTGTCGTTAAAGATGTAGTAGCAAATTATAGGTGGGAACAGGGGTTTAAAGAAGCCAGTCGCTACTTTACATGACATTTTCTTACTGCTACATTTGAATAAGATTAGCATAAACTTATGCTACGAGCCTGAACTATAAAAAGGATAAATGGTTTGAAAATCCTCGATTTCCTGAAGCCGAAATCGCCGCCGTTGATAGGAGTGGACATCAGCTCTTCTGCCGTGAAAATGGTCGAGCTGAGCCACAACGGCAAGGCGTATAGCATCGAGCGCTACGTGGTCGAGCCGCTGCCCAAGGACGCCGTGACTGACGGAAATATCGTCAATCTGGAGGCAGTGGGCGAGGCCGTCAAGCGTGCCTGGCGCCTGATGGGGACACGTATCAAGAGCGTGGCCCTGGCCTTGCCGTCGGCTGCGGTCATTACCAAGAAAATCACGGTCGCCTCCAGCCAGAACGAAAACGAACTGGAATTGCAGGTCGAGACTGAGGCAAATCAGTACATTCCTTTTGCGCTCGACGAGGTGAATCTTGATTTCCAGGTACTGGGGCCATCGCCCGCCACACCTGATGAAGTCGAGGTGCTGGTGGCTGCATCGCGCAAGGAAAAGGTCGAAGACCGTGTTGCCGCCGTTGAATCGGCCGGCCTCAAGGCTGTCGTCATGGATGTCGAGTCGTTCGCAACCTTGACCGCCTATGAGCTGATCCAGCGCCAGTTGCCTGGTGATGGCGAGAACCAGGTGGTGGCGATTGTCGATATTGGCTCGACGATGATGCACATCAACGTCGTCCGCAACGGGCAGCAAATCTATTTCCGGGAACAGGCTTTCGGCGGCAACCAGCTGACGCAGGATATCCAGCGCCGCTACAACCTGTCGTCGGAAGAGGCGGAAGCCGCCAAGCGCAGCGGTGGCCTGCCAGAAAACTACGAACCCGAGGTCCTGCAGCCGTTCATGGACGGCCTGGCGCTGGAGGTATCTCGCGCTTTGCAATTCTTCTACACGTCCACACAGTTCAATAAAGTCGACCACATTCTTCTCGCCGGCGGTTGTGGCAGCATCCATGGCCTCGATGAAGTGGTGGCGAACCGTACACAAGTGGGCACCATGATTGCCAATCCCTTCCTCAATATGACGCAATCCAGCCGCATCAAGCCGCGCCAGTTGCTGCTCGATGCCCCGGCGCTGTTGATCGCCTGTGGCCTTGCCCTGCGGAGGTTTGACGCATGATCCGCATAAACCTGCTTCCCCACCGGGAAGAGAAACGCAAGGCGCGCGCGGCCCGCTTCTACATCGTCGCCGGGATGGCCGCCGGGCTCGGTATCTTGATCGTCCTCGCGGGTTACACCGTGCTCGAGGAACGCATCAATACCCAGCGCAGCCGGAATGAATTCCTCAAGCAGGAAATTGCCAAGCTCGATAAGGAAATCAGCGAAATCGACGTGCTCAAGGCCAAGCGCAAGGATCTGCTCGATCGCAAGCGTGTGATCGAGAAGCTGCAGGCAAATCGCAGCGAAGTCGTTCGCATGCTTGACCAGATTACACGCCAGACGCCGGACGGGATCTACTACAAGAAGATCACACAGAAGGACGACGTGGTGACGCTCAACGGCTATTCGTTGTCCAACGCCCGTGTCTCCACGCTGATGCGTGCGCTGAATGATTCTCCTGCGTTCGAAATGCCCAACCTCGAGCAGATTCAAGCTGTCAGGGTGGACAATCAGCGGCTCAACGAGTTCAAGATGAACGTCAAACTGAAGCGTCAGGAAGAGAAGGACCAGAAGGGTGGCGCCAAGCCAGCGGCAAAGGATGCTAAGAAATGACGCTCGACGAACTGCGACAACTCGACCCCAAGGATATCGGCAACTGGCCGTTGCCGGTTCAGTTGGGCTCACTGGTGATTATCATCTCCCTGGTGCTTGGCCTGGGGTATTGGCAGGTCTGGAGCGGTCAGCTCGACGACCTTGAGGTCGGACGGACGGACGAAGCCAAGCTCAAGGAGACCTTTCTGGACAAGAAGGGCAAGGCCGTCAACCTCGATGCATACAAGCAGCAGCTGTATGAAATCGAGCAGAGCTTCGGTGCCATGCTGAAACAGCTGCCCAAGAAGTCCGAGATCGATGCCTTGCTGACCGAGGTTAACCAGGTCGGCCTTGGCCGTGGCCTTCAGTTCATCCTGTTCAAGCCGGGGCCGGAAATCAAGACGACAGAAATGGCAGAACTCCCCGTGGAGGTTAGAGTGGGCGGGTCCTATCATGACTTTGCTGCGTTCGCCAGCGATATCGCCCAGCTCTCGCGGATCGTGACGCTCAACGACATCGAGGTGAAGGTGCCCGAGGACGAAAAGGAGCGTAAGGAATACGGCTTCGTTCTCAGCGCGATCGCCAAGACCTATCGCTACCTGGAGCCTGAAGAGGCATTGGCAGTGAAGAAGGCTGCAGCCGAGAAGAACAAGGACAAGAAGAAATGATGGCTGATCGAGCACGCATGCCTACTTGGCTGGGTATCGGCACCTTGGCGCTGTGTGGCCTGCTGACCGCTTGTGCCGGGGAAGAGTTCGGCGACCTCAAGCAGTGGATGGACGACAGCAGCAAGTCGTTGGTGGGGAAGGTCGAACCGCTTCCCGAAGTCAAACCCTACGAGCCTTACATCTACAATGCCTTCAATCTGACCGATCCGTTCAGTCCGATTAAGCTCAAGATGGAGCGTGGCAAGGCAAGCGCCTTTGCTCCCGACACCAACAGGCCTAAGGAACCTCTCGAGTCGTTTGATCTCGAGAAACTGAAGATGGTTGGGACGCTGGAGCGGGACAAGGCAATTTATGCATTGATCAGGACGCCGGAGCCGGACAAAACGATGTACCGGGTCAAGGTTGGCAACTATATCGGGCAGAATTTCGGCCTCATCACTTCGATCACCGAGACCGAAGTCAAGCTCAAGGAGATCGTCGAGGACAGCAATGGGGATTGGGTAGAGAGGACCAGTTCTATCGTGCTCGATGAGACACAACAGGAGAAAAAATAATGATAAAGGCCAAACCGATCTTTGGATTTGTCGGTGCCCGTGTACTACTGGGCCTGGCGCTGCTTTTCCATGTCGCTGCAGCGCTGGCTGCGGATGCGGTGACCAACAGCATTCGAGCCATTGATGTGTCTTCGCAGGTAGGGGACAAGCTGGTGCTCAAGTTCACCATGCAGAATCCGGCTGCGGCACCTGCCAGCTTTGCCGTCAATACTCCACCGAGGATTGCACTTGATTTCCCTGGCACGACCAACGAGATGGGCAAGAGCACCTTGAACATCAATTCGGGTCTGCTCCGCAGCGTGAACGTGGTCGAAGTGACCGGGCGTACCCGCGTGGTGTTGAATCTGGACAAGTCCGCCAACTATGAAACGCGCGTAGACGGCAATCAGCTCTATCTGACCCTGTCGAACACGGTCGCTGGCAACCAGTCCGCCAATGTGACGACGCAATTCGCGCCGGCCCAGAAGCCCACCACACCGGTCATCACCGCCAACAGCGTGCGCGGTATTGATTTCCGCCGCGGCAAGGATGGCGAGGGCAAGATCGTTGTCGACATGCGCAACGCCAATGCCGGTATCGATATTCGCCAGCAGGGCAAGAACCTCATTGTCGAACTGGTGAACATCAAGCTGCCACGTGAGCTCGAGCGTCGTCTCGACGTCACGGACTTCGGTACGCCGGTTCAGCGCGTGGACGCATTTGCCCAGGGCTCCAACGTCAAGCTGGTGATTGAACCCAAGGGGCTGTGGGAATACTCGGCCTACCAGACCGACACGCAGTTTGTCGTGGATGTGAAGACTGTCGTCGAAGATCCGACGAAGCTGGTGCAGGG
Coding sequences within it:
- a CDS encoding penicillin-binding protein 1A; its protein translation is MSNRWIVYPLAALFGILLLAAGAVALLVILTYPRLPSLDTITDYKPKIPLRVYTSDGAQIGEFGEERRAFAKIEQVPQRMKQAILAAEDERFYEHGGVDFIAVTRAALSNLIPNHTRSGAGTITMQVARNFFLTREQTYSRKFNEALLAFKIEHNLSKDKILELYVNQIFLGQRAYGFAAAAQTYFGKNLDRLSTAEMAMLAGLPKAPSTFNPVANPKRAKQRQEYVLHRMLELNFINDEQYQQAVHEKLHVQRGTAIFSGNALYVAEMVRQLMFERYKEEAYTQGFKVYTTIGAAHQQAAYESVRRGLTEYDRRHGYRGPESFVELASDASDDAFEDELQKVTDADDLQPALVLAADSKQIKAYLKGGEIATVSGAGLKFAQRNLSDKVNPANRIRRGAIIRLQHDDKGQWNIVQLPQIETAFVAVDPNSGAVRALVGGFDFNRNNFNHVTQAWRQPGSSFKPFIYSSALEKGFTPQTIINDAPLVIDPATIGGQSWEPKNYDGTFSGPITMRNALTKSKNLVSIRILMSITPQYAQSYITKFGFDPKNHPPYLTMALGAGSVTPLQMAGAYSVFANGGYRVTPYFIDRIEDSRGNVLAKTQPEQAGSNAPQVIDPRNAFIMTSMMGDVVRRGTAAKAMTLGRKDLAGKTGTTNDQFDAWFAGYQRNLVAIVWMGYDQPKSLGSGETGGIAALPIWINYMGKALKGVPEYEPVVPEGVIARTFETENGGFSDYFYQEFTQTNPNLGLDSGTPSSQAQDEVKDMLF
- a CDS encoding pilus assembly protein PilM; its protein translation is MKILDFLKPKSPPLIGVDISSSAVKMVELSHNGKAYSIERYVVEPLPKDAVTDGNIVNLEAVGEAVKRAWRLMGTRIKSVALALPSAAVITKKITVASSQNENELELQVETEANQYIPFALDEVNLDFQVLGPSPATPDEVEVLVAASRKEKVEDRVAAVESAGLKAVVMDVESFATLTAYELIQRQLPGDGENQVVAIVDIGSTMMHINVVRNGQQIYFREQAFGGNQLTQDIQRRYNLSSEEAEAAKRSGGLPENYEPEVLQPFMDGLALEVSRALQFFYTSTQFNKVDHILLAGGCGSIHGLDEVVANRTQVGTMIANPFLNMTQSSRIKPRQLLLDAPALLIACGLALRRFDA
- a CDS encoding PilN domain-containing protein; protein product: MIRINLLPHREEKRKARAARFYIVAGMAAGLGILIVLAGYTVLEERINTQRSRNEFLKQEIAKLDKEISEIDVLKAKRKDLLDRKRVIEKLQANRSEVVRMLDQITRQTPDGIYYKKITQKDDVVTLNGYSLSNARVSTLMRALNDSPAFEMPNLEQIQAVRVDNQRLNEFKMNVKLKRQEEKDQKGGAKPAAKDAKK
- a CDS encoding type 4a pilus biogenesis protein PilO, with protein sequence MTLDELRQLDPKDIGNWPLPVQLGSLVIIISLVLGLGYWQVWSGQLDDLEVGRTDEAKLKETFLDKKGKAVNLDAYKQQLYEIEQSFGAMLKQLPKKSEIDALLTEVNQVGLGRGLQFILFKPGPEIKTTEMAELPVEVRVGGSYHDFAAFASDIAQLSRIVTLNDIEVKVPEDEKERKEYGFVLSAIAKTYRYLEPEEALAVKKAAAEKNKDKKK
- a CDS encoding pilus assembly protein PilP, translating into MPTWLGIGTLALCGLLTACAGEEFGDLKQWMDDSSKSLVGKVEPLPEVKPYEPYIYNAFNLTDPFSPIKLKMERGKASAFAPDTNRPKEPLESFDLEKLKMVGTLERDKAIYALIRTPEPDKTMYRVKVGNYIGQNFGLITSITETEVKLKEIVEDSNGDWVERTSSIVLDETQQEKK